In Humulus lupulus chromosome 7, drHumLupu1.1, whole genome shotgun sequence, the following are encoded in one genomic region:
- the LOC133791795 gene encoding uncharacterized protein LOC133791795, with product MSWNVARFNKDNLLDDSDDEFGEILLYFACEEYNQLYLSKQPCRNSALSGHEYVMEVLHGHWSRCYDLFITNKDVFKLFCGVLKEFFLLKNSRYLSVEEQVAMFLFVIGHNERHRVVAKRFQHSISTTSHYFRKVLKAIRRLAKELITPPSFDVTPPQIRFDPRYYPFFKNCVGSIDGTHISAHVPIDEQIPYRGRKVDTTQNVMCVCSFDMKFTYVVPGWEGSANDARILLECATNPDYGFLMPPQGKYYLVDSGYTNMPDFLSPYRGEMIHNFIRTNAEAYVYFDGGEGNSEVQATTLQSTDRTLTDSVEFSISRTHICEMAHVRDQIADHIWRASRR from the exons ATGTCTTGGAACGTTGCTCGGTTCAACAAGGATAATTTACTGGACGATTCAGATGATGAGTTTGGAGAGATTTTGTTATATTTTGCTTGCGAGGAATATAATCAATTATATCTATCTAAGCAACCTTGTAGAAATTCAGCTCTTTCAGGCCATGAATACGTTATGGAAGTGTTGCATGGGCATTGGAGTAGGTGTTATGATTTGTTCATAACGAACAAAGATGTCTTCAAACTATTTTGTGGTGTtctaaaagaattttttttattaaagaactCACGATATCTGTCTGTTGAAGAACAAGTGGCTATGTTCTTATTTGTGATTGGCCATAATGAACGACATCGTGTGGTTGCTAAACGATTTCAGCACTCCATCTCAACCACATCTCATTATTTTAGGAAGGTTTTAAAGGCAATACGTCGTCTAGCCAAAGAACTAATTACTCCACCTTCATTTGATGTAACTCCTCCACAAATTCGATTCGATCCAAGATACTATCCATTTTTTAAG aatTGTGTTGGATCTATAGATGGGACTCATATTTCTGCGCATGTTCCAATTGATGAACAAATACCATATCGAGGTCGGAAAGTGGATACAACTCAAAACGTTATGTGTGTATGTTCATTTGACATGAAGTTCACATACGTTGTTCCTGGATGGGAAGGATCAGCTAATGATGCACGAATTCTTCTAGAATGTGCCACAAACCCAGATTATGGATTTCTAATGCCGCCCCAAG GAAAATATTATCTTGTTGATTCTGGTTATACAAACATGCCTGATTTTCTTTCACCATATCGAGGAGAAAT GATTCACAATTTTATAAGGACAAATGCAGAAGCATATGTATATTTTGATGGAGGTGAAGGAAATTCTGAAGTACAGGCCACTACTTTACAAAGCACGGATAGAACTTTGACTGATAGTGTAGAGTTCAGTATTTCTAGAACtcatatatgtgaaatggctcATGTTCGTGATCAAATTGCTGATCATATATGGAGAGCTAGTCGACGATAG